The following coding sequences are from one Leucoraja erinacea ecotype New England chromosome 2, Leri_hhj_1, whole genome shotgun sequence window:
- the sec22c gene encoding vesicle-trafficking protein SEC22c isoform X4, with amino-acid sequence MSMILFAYVARVTDGLPLSASTDFEYSTELQECKMHLKIVSKMLGQFPGRGTVKNNQLHIHFTSSQGVAYMTICCSYYPTTMAYCFLEELGMEFVSSFEVAKIQLVSRPYAFLEFDNVIQKIKWHYNHSNRPSLKISVTNIQRELKVTPPRQVNLDDIVISNGTLNGHLHLCSGSAPSYRLEIVSALGILSVILNIVCGALNLIRGVHLIEHNFQDSNEEKGSAVAFLVAFISCAFQARATAPIQALRPVASMPIGDHPVY; translated from the exons ATGTCTATGATCCTGTTTGCCTATGTGGCTCGGGTGACGGATGGGTTGCCGCTCTCTGCTTCCACGGACTTTGAATACAGCACAGAGTTGCAAGAATGTAAAATGCATCTGAAGATTGTGTCCAAAATGCTGGGGCAATTTCCTGGCCGTGGAACGGTGAAGAACAATCAGCTTCACATACA TTTTACTTCTTCACAAGGTGTTGCCTACATGACCATCTGCTGTAGCTATTATCCTACAACAATGGCGTATTGTTTCCTAGAGGAACTTGGAATGGAGTTTGTTTCTTCCTTTGAGGTTGCTAAAATCCAGCTGGTATCAAGACCTTACGCTTTTCTTGAATTTG ACAATGTGATACAGAAGATAAAATGGCATTATAACCATTCTAACCGTCCATCATTAAAGATCAGCGTGACAAATATCCAGAGGGAGCTAAAGGTGACGCCACCTCGACAGGTGAACCTGGATGACATTGTGATCTCCAATGGGACACTGAATGGACATCTCCATTTATGTTCTGGCTCTG CACCCAGTTACAGGCTGGAAATTGTGAGTGCACTTGGGATCCTATCGGTTATCCTTAACATTGTATGCGGAGCTCTCAATCTCATCCGTGGAGTTCACCTCATCGAACACAACTTTCAG GACAGTAATGAAGAAAAGGGATCAGCTGTTGCATTTCTTGTAGCTTTCATTAGCTGTGCATTTCAG
- the sec22c gene encoding vesicle-trafficking protein SEC22c isoform X6 — translation MSMILFAYVARVTDGLPLSASTDFEYSTELQECKMHLKIVSKMLGQFPGRGTVKNNQLHIHFTSSQGVAYMTICCSYYPTTMAYCFLEELGMEFVSSFEVAKIQLVSRPYAFLEFDNVIQKIKWHYNHSNRPSLKISVTNIQRELKVTPPRQVNLDDIVISNGTLNGHLHLCSGSAPSYRLEIVSALGILSVILNIVCGALNLIRGVHLIEHNFQDSNEEKGSAVAFLVAFISCAFQMVG, via the exons ATGTCTATGATCCTGTTTGCCTATGTGGCTCGGGTGACGGATGGGTTGCCGCTCTCTGCTTCCACGGACTTTGAATACAGCACAGAGTTGCAAGAATGTAAAATGCATCTGAAGATTGTGTCCAAAATGCTGGGGCAATTTCCTGGCCGTGGAACGGTGAAGAACAATCAGCTTCACATACA TTTTACTTCTTCACAAGGTGTTGCCTACATGACCATCTGCTGTAGCTATTATCCTACAACAATGGCGTATTGTTTCCTAGAGGAACTTGGAATGGAGTTTGTTTCTTCCTTTGAGGTTGCTAAAATCCAGCTGGTATCAAGACCTTACGCTTTTCTTGAATTTG ACAATGTGATACAGAAGATAAAATGGCATTATAACCATTCTAACCGTCCATCATTAAAGATCAGCGTGACAAATATCCAGAGGGAGCTAAAGGTGACGCCACCTCGACAGGTGAACCTGGATGACATTGTGATCTCCAATGGGACACTGAATGGACATCTCCATTTATGTTCTGGCTCTG CACCCAGTTACAGGCTGGAAATTGTGAGTGCACTTGGGATCCTATCGGTTATCCTTAACATTGTATGCGGAGCTCTCAATCTCATCCGTGGAGTTCACCTCATCGAACACAACTTTCAG GACAGTAATGAAGAAAAGGGATCAGCTGTTGCATTTCTTGTAGCTTTCATTAGCTGTGCATTTCAG
- the sec22c gene encoding vesicle-trafficking protein SEC22c isoform X5, with product MSMILFAYVARVTDGLPLSASTDFEYSTELQECKMHLKIVSKMLGQFPGRGTVKNNQLHIHFTSSQGVAYMTICCSYYPTTMAYCFLEELGMEFVSSFEVAKIQLVSRPYAFLEFDNVIQKIKWHYNHSNRPSLKISVTNIQRELKVTPPRQVNLDDIVISNGTLNGHLHLCSGSAPSYRLEIVSALGILSVILNIVCGALNLIRGVHLIEHNFQDSNEEKGSAVAFLVAFISCAFQAKERQRRQKMVDTAWSITCTE from the exons ATGTCTATGATCCTGTTTGCCTATGTGGCTCGGGTGACGGATGGGTTGCCGCTCTCTGCTTCCACGGACTTTGAATACAGCACAGAGTTGCAAGAATGTAAAATGCATCTGAAGATTGTGTCCAAAATGCTGGGGCAATTTCCTGGCCGTGGAACGGTGAAGAACAATCAGCTTCACATACA TTTTACTTCTTCACAAGGTGTTGCCTACATGACCATCTGCTGTAGCTATTATCCTACAACAATGGCGTATTGTTTCCTAGAGGAACTTGGAATGGAGTTTGTTTCTTCCTTTGAGGTTGCTAAAATCCAGCTGGTATCAAGACCTTACGCTTTTCTTGAATTTG ACAATGTGATACAGAAGATAAAATGGCATTATAACCATTCTAACCGTCCATCATTAAAGATCAGCGTGACAAATATCCAGAGGGAGCTAAAGGTGACGCCACCTCGACAGGTGAACCTGGATGACATTGTGATCTCCAATGGGACACTGAATGGACATCTCCATTTATGTTCTGGCTCTG CACCCAGTTACAGGCTGGAAATTGTGAGTGCACTTGGGATCCTATCGGTTATCCTTAACATTGTATGCGGAGCTCTCAATCTCATCCGTGGAGTTCACCTCATCGAACACAACTTTCAG GACAGTAATGAAGAAAAGGGATCAGCTGTTGCATTTCTTGTAGCTTTCATTAGCTGTGCATTTCAG